A stretch of the Teredinibacter haidensis genome encodes the following:
- the phoU gene encoding phosphate signaling complex protein PhoU gives METMNLDQHISQQFNADLEQLRSSLLEMGGLVEDQLRDSVQALQDADADLAEKVMQSENEVNSREVSIDAECTEILARRQPAASDLRLVLSVTKAIRDLERVGDEASKIARMALELGDTDFAPQGFIEIRHMSTNVQKMLNAALDAFARFDVRAAIKVMRDDRYVDREYKSAMREMVTQMMEDPRSISRVLNIIWALRSLERIGDHSRNIAEHVIYLVRGTDVRHVSLKDIEEQLNDSR, from the coding sequence ATGGAAACCATGAATCTCGACCAACATATTTCCCAGCAGTTTAATGCTGACCTAGAGCAATTGCGCAGTTCACTGCTGGAAATGGGGGGCTTGGTAGAAGATCAATTGCGGGACTCGGTGCAGGCGTTGCAGGATGCTGATGCCGATTTGGCAGAAAAAGTGATGCAGTCCGAAAACGAAGTGAATAGTCGCGAAGTTTCAATTGATGCGGAATGTACTGAAATTCTGGCCCGCCGCCAGCCAGCCGCTTCGGATTTACGTTTGGTTTTGAGCGTGACCAAAGCAATCCGCGATCTGGAACGCGTTGGTGATGAGGCCTCAAAAATTGCCCGTATGGCATTGGAATTGGGTGATACCGATTTTGCGCCACAGGGTTTTATCGAAATTCGTCATATGTCCACCAACGTTCAAAAAATGTTGAATGCGGCATTAGATGCATTTGCCCGCTTTGACGTTCGCGCGGCGATAAAAGTGATGCGTGACGACCGCTACGTCGATCGCGAGTATAAATCAGCCATGCGTGAAATGGTCACCCAGATGATGGAAGATCCACGCAGCATTTCTCGCGTATTGAATATTATTTGGGCACTGCGCTCGTTGGAGCGTATAGGCGATCACTCTCGCAATATTGCCGAGCATGTTATCTACTTGGTACGCGGCACCGATGTTCGTCATGTGTCGTTGAAAGATATTGAAGAACAATTGAACGATTCACGCTGA
- the pstB gene encoding phosphate ABC transporter ATP-binding protein PstB, whose product MNERTVVPSVVEGHQKADTVGIPFVENPRFTMRGVNVFYGEKQAVFDVNLDIAQNEVIAMIGPSGCGKSTFLRCLNRMNDTIETCRVEGELSLDGLNIYSPKLDVVPLRARVGMVFQKPNPFPKSIYENVAYGPKIHGLVRRRSEMDEIVETSLRRASLWEEVKDRLHQPGTGLSGGQQQRLCIARTIAVSPEVILMDEPCSALDPIATAKIEELIAELSQNFTIAIVTHSMQQAARVSHRTAYFHLGNLVEVNATKKVFTTPDHELTEAYITGRFG is encoded by the coding sequence ATGAATGAAAGAACCGTGGTTCCCTCCGTTGTTGAGGGACACCAGAAAGCAGACACCGTCGGTATTCCTTTTGTGGAAAACCCGAGATTCACCATGCGTGGCGTAAATGTGTTTTACGGGGAGAAGCAGGCGGTTTTCGATGTAAACCTGGATATTGCACAGAACGAAGTGATTGCGATGATCGGTCCATCTGGCTGTGGTAAATCAACATTTTTACGCTGCTTGAACCGTATGAACGACACCATTGAGACCTGTCGTGTGGAAGGAGAGCTATCCTTGGATGGCTTAAATATCTATAGCCCTAAGTTAGATGTTGTTCCTCTGCGGGCAAGGGTTGGAATGGTATTTCAGAAGCCCAATCCCTTCCCTAAATCGATATATGAAAATGTGGCCTACGGCCCAAAAATTCACGGTTTGGTGCGGCGACGTTCAGAAATGGATGAAATTGTCGAAACCAGTTTGCGTCGTGCGAGTCTGTGGGAGGAAGTTAAGGATCGCCTGCATCAGCCTGGTACAGGATTGTCAGGTGGTCAGCAGCAGCGATTGTGTATCGCCCGTACTATTGCTGTAAGTCCAGAAGTAATTTTGATGGATGAGCCGTGTTCAGCGTTGGATCCCATTGCTACGGCAAAAATTGAAGAATTAATTGCAGAATTGAGCCAAAACTTTACTATCGCTATTGTGACACACTCAATGCAGCAGGCCGCGCGTGTTTCTCACCGTACGGCTTACTTCCACTTGGGTAATCTGGTAGAAGTAAATGCCACCAAAAAAGTATTTACAACGCCCGACCACGAATTGACAGAAGCTTACATAACCGGCCGCTTTGGTTAA
- the pstA gene encoding phosphate ABC transporter permease PstA: protein MNNTNKSNPSASALVEKGLKKRYAAERRFKLFGMMSVGVGIVALIVLFTDIIGNGMGAFRQTYIELEVVFDPSVLEITEVNEDQLLQGNFAGIIRKGLLQQFSDVSGRSSKRKLYALTSYGAAYHLRDQLADNPELLGQSVTVEILADDDVDTYVKSIEDGDPFMGRLSKEQVGWIETLVQQDRIHMNFNRTFFTSGDSAEPEQAGILGALLGSLLTLLVTGMLSFPIGVAAAIYLEEYASRNRFTDFIEVNINNLAAVPSVIFGLLGLAIFLNFFGMPRSIPLVGGLVLTLMTLPTVIISSRAAIKAVPPSIREAALGMGASKMQMILQHVLPLAMPGMLTGAIIGMAQALGETAPLLMIGMVAFIVDVPGSVTDPSTVLPVQIFLWADSPERAFVERTSAAIMVLLAFLITMNTLAIWLRKRLERRW from the coding sequence GTGAACAATACGAATAAATCGAATCCCAGCGCCTCGGCGTTGGTAGAAAAAGGTCTGAAAAAACGTTATGCGGCAGAACGGCGTTTTAAGCTGTTTGGCATGATGTCGGTTGGCGTGGGCATTGTCGCATTGATCGTTTTGTTCACCGATATTATCGGTAATGGCATGGGCGCGTTTCGGCAAACCTATATCGAGCTTGAAGTGGTTTTCGATCCCTCTGTGTTAGAAATCACTGAAGTCAATGAAGATCAGCTGTTGCAGGGCAATTTTGCCGGCATTATCCGCAAGGGTTTGTTGCAGCAGTTTAGTGACGTTAGTGGGCGCAGTAGCAAACGAAAGCTCTACGCACTGACTAGCTACGGCGCAGCCTATCACCTGCGTGACCAGCTTGCCGATAATCCGGAGCTGTTGGGCCAGTCGGTGACAGTGGAGATATTGGCCGACGACGATGTGGACACCTATGTGAAAAGCATCGAAGACGGCGATCCGTTTATGGGTCGCCTGAGCAAGGAGCAGGTCGGCTGGATTGAAACATTGGTGCAGCAAGACCGTATTCACATGAACTTTAATCGCACTTTCTTTACCTCTGGCGATTCGGCAGAGCCGGAGCAGGCGGGTATTCTTGGTGCATTGTTGGGTAGCCTGCTAACGCTACTGGTCACTGGAATGCTGTCTTTTCCCATTGGCGTGGCGGCAGCTATTTATCTGGAAGAGTATGCCTCCCGCAACAGGTTTACGGATTTTATTGAGGTCAATATTAACAACCTTGCTGCCGTTCCCTCGGTCATTTTCGGTTTATTGGGTTTGGCCATCTTTCTCAACTTTTTCGGTATGCCACGCTCCATCCCGCTCGTGGGGGGGTTGGTTTTAACCTTAATGACCTTGCCTACTGTGATTATCTCCAGCCGGGCAGCAATTAAAGCGGTACCGCCGTCCATTCGAGAAGCTGCTCTGGGTATGGGCGCTTCCAAGATGCAGATGATTCTGCAGCATGTACTGCCGCTGGCAATGCCGGGCATGTTGACAGGTGCTATTATCGGTATGGCGCAGGCGTTGGGAGAAACTGCGCCCCTGCTGATGATTGGTATGGTTGCCTTTATTGTGGATGTTCCGGGAAGCGTTACCGACCCCTCTACCGTGTTGCCCGTTCAAATTTTTCTTTGGGCGGATAGCCCCGAGCGAGCGTTTGTGGAGCGTACTTCTGCCGCCATTATGGTTCTCTTGGCGTTTCTGATAACTATGAACACCCTCGCAATCTGGTTGCGCAAGCGTCTGGAACGACGCTGGTAA